The Hirundo rustica isolate bHirRus1 unplaced genomic scaffold, bHirRus1.pri.v3 scaffold_335_arrow_ctg1, whole genome shotgun sequence genome has a window encoding:
- the LOC120747954 gene encoding serine/threonine-protein kinase pim-1-like, translated as MPPARPRPRAGLPRPRPRPRASRRGLASARLWPYWRRRCWPGISAWGRGGIAALWLRLCPARPRPRARPESRPRRLPGPAEDTRGAAAPAASAAASPARAPPLGSAAAGPEPPGPGALGGRSGAVSGPGPSADGRVSPAGKAQEALQERYRLGSLLGRGGFGSVCSGTRLSDGAPVAIKCVPRDRIQHWGELPDGARAPLEVVLLHKVSSGCAGVIQLLEWVELRDTFLLVLERPERSQDLSGFLAERRFLPEEEARGLFRQVLEAVRHCTSCGVLHRDIKPENILLDLATRQLKLIDFGCGAFLQDTAYTQFAGTLAYSPPEWIHHQRYHGEAATIWSLGLLLYHLVMGKHPFRRGQQIIWGRILFPRWLSQECQDVIKRCLSMQPLDRPSLEDLFHDPWLQGVHLP; from the exons ATGCCCCCGGCCCGtccccggccccgggcggggctgccccggccccggccccggccccgggcgtCCCGCCGCGGCCTCGCCTCCGCCCGGCTCTGGCCGTACTGGCGGCGGCGCTGCTGGCCGGGCATCAGCGCCTGGGGCCGGGGCGGCATCGCCGCCCTTTGGCTGCGCCtgtgcccagcccggccccggccccgagcccggcccgaATCACGGCCCCGGCGCCTCCCGGGCCCCGCGGAGGACACACGCggcgcggccgctcccgccgcctccGCTGCGGCTTCCCCGGCCCGAGCTCCGCCGCTcggcagcgcggccgccggCCCCGAGCCGCCGGGGCCCGGGGCGCTCGGGGGGCGCTCGGGGGCCGTGTCTGGCCCCGGGCCGAGCGCTGACGGCCGCGTGTCGCCCGCAGGGAAGGCGCAGGAGGCCCTGCAGGAGCGCTACCGCCTGGGTTCGCTGCTGGGGCGCGGAGGCTTCGGCAGCGTCTGCTCGGGGACGCGGCTCTCGGACGGCGCCCCg GTGGCCATCAAATGCGTGCCGCGGGATCGCATCCAGCACTGGGGCGAGCTG CCCGACGGCGCCCGTGCGCCCCTGGAAGTCGTGCTGCTGCACAAGGTGTCCTCTGGATGCGCTGGTGTCATTCAGCTCCTGGAGTGGGTTGAGCTCCGCGACACCTTCTTGTTGGTGCTGGAGCGTCCAGAGCGGAGCCAGGACCTCTCGGGTTTCCTGGCGGAGCGGAGGTTCCTGCCGGAGGAGGAGGCGCGGGGGCTGTTCCGCCAGGTGCTGGAGGCCGTGCGGCACTGCACCAGCTGCGGGGTCCTGCACCGCGACATCAAGCCCGAGAACATCCTGCTCGACCTGGCCACCAGGCAGCTCAAACTCATCGACTTTGGCTGTGGCGCCTTCCTCCAAGACACAGCCTACACCCAGTTTGCAG GAACCCTGGCCTACAGCCCACCAGAGTGGATCCACCACCAACGCTACCACGGCGAGGCAGCCACGATCTGGTCCCTGGGCCTCCTGCTATACCACCTGGTGATGGGGAAGCACCCGTTCAGGAGGGGCCAGCAGATCATCTGGGGGCGGATCTTGTTCCCACGATGGCTCTCTCAAG AGTGCCAAGATGTTATTAAGAGGTGTTTGTCCATGCAACCCTTGGACAGGCCGTCCTTGGAAGACCTCTTCCATGATCCTTGGCTGCAGGGTGTTCATCTGCCCTAG